From the Candidatus Palauibacter polyketidifaciens genome, one window contains:
- a CDS encoding NfeD family protein produces MKPGLTGLPAPVLALGLAVVAVSASGGPVPPGLGTVLAQSAPVAQSAATVVRVPISGTIELGVAPFVARALSEAAESGAPAVIIELDTPGGRVDAASKIIDDLRDAEVPTYAYVNRRALSAGAMIALATDRIYMRPGSTLGAATPVTGEGEKAPEKMVSAMRSEFRALAEERGLDPLVAEAMVDESIEVPGVSEAGRLLTLTTDEATALGVADGEVRDLIELLEVTRLPAAPVREIQPNWAEAIVRFLTNPAVAPLLLSLGFLGLIVEVRTPSFGVAGAVGLASLAAFFGAHHLVHLAGIEEILLFGAGVVLIALEVLVIPGFGIAGILGTGAVLGAAVMGMVGQVPTFDQVFNAAGLVSLSIILVGVAGWALVRHLPRSNRFSGLFLRASTSRETGYLSVPPREDLVGQLGVTSTDLRPTGVAIINDERIHVVTEGPWLEAGTPIRVLEVASGRVLVRRAKQSPESEHRNEA; encoded by the coding sequence ATGAAACCGGGCCTCACGGGGCTGCCGGCGCCGGTGCTCGCCCTCGGGCTGGCGGTGGTGGCGGTGTCCGCCTCGGGCGGGCCCGTGCCGCCGGGACTCGGTACCGTCCTCGCGCAGTCCGCGCCCGTCGCGCAGTCCGCGGCCACGGTCGTTCGGGTGCCGATCTCCGGTACGATCGAACTCGGCGTGGCCCCGTTCGTGGCTCGCGCGCTCTCGGAAGCGGCGGAGTCCGGGGCGCCCGCCGTGATCATCGAACTCGATACCCCCGGGGGCCGGGTCGACGCGGCGTCGAAGATCATCGACGACCTGCGCGACGCGGAGGTCCCGACCTACGCCTACGTGAACCGCCGCGCGCTCTCGGCGGGCGCGATGATCGCGCTCGCGACCGACCGGATCTACATGCGGCCGGGTTCCACGCTCGGAGCCGCCACGCCGGTCACCGGCGAGGGCGAGAAGGCGCCGGAGAAGATGGTGAGCGCGATGCGCTCGGAGTTCCGGGCGCTGGCCGAGGAACGCGGGCTGGATCCGCTCGTCGCGGAGGCGATGGTCGACGAGAGCATCGAGGTCCCGGGCGTGAGCGAAGCCGGCCGGCTGCTCACCCTCACCACGGATGAAGCCACGGCGCTCGGAGTCGCGGATGGCGAGGTTCGTGACCTCATCGAACTCCTCGAGGTCACGCGGCTTCCGGCGGCCCCGGTGCGGGAAATCCAGCCGAACTGGGCGGAGGCGATCGTCCGCTTTCTGACGAACCCGGCGGTCGCGCCGTTGCTGCTGAGTCTCGGCTTCCTCGGACTCATCGTGGAGGTGCGGACGCCGAGCTTCGGGGTGGCGGGGGCGGTGGGACTCGCGTCGCTGGCCGCCTTCTTCGGGGCGCACCACCTCGTGCACCTCGCGGGGATCGAGGAGATCCTCCTCTTCGGCGCCGGCGTCGTGTTGATCGCGCTCGAAGTCCTCGTCATTCCCGGCTTCGGGATCGCAGGGATCCTGGGAACGGGGGCGGTACTCGGGGCGGCCGTCATGGGCATGGTCGGCCAGGTTCCGACCTTCGACCAGGTGTTCAACGCGGCGGGGCTCGTCTCCCTGTCGATCATCCTGGTGGGCGTCGCCGGATGGGCACTCGTGCGGCACCTGCCTCGCAGCAACCGATTCTCCGGCCTATTCCTCCGCGCCTCGACGAGCCGCGAGACGGGCTATCTCTCCGTGCCCCCACGCGAGGATCTGGTCGGCCAACTCGGCGTGACGTCGACCGATCTGCGGCCCACGGGGGTCGCGATCATCAACGATGAGCGCATCCACGTCGTGACCGAAGGTCCCTGGCTGGAGGCCGGGACCCCCATACGCGTACTCGAAGTCGCGAGCGGGCGGGTTCTCGTGCGCCGCGCCAAGCAATCTCCCGAATCCGAACACAGGAACGAGGCCTGA
- a CDS encoding alpha/beta hydrolase, which translates to MRHSKTSVILAIAFLGVPGGAHAQSAAARSAAADAIPRDSITGRLADLRRIHTPEGIEVLEPIEVNGSTQWLSIRGLNRANPILLVLHGGPGSPVMGASWAYQKPWEDFFTVVNWDRRGVGKSFSAADSARLGPTMTLDQLVDDAAAVVEHLLARLGHEKLVVLGYSYGTRIGPRLVERHPERFHAYVGLGQAAGPDAERQLYATLMERVRAANDTTAIRELEALRPYPPAAGPGAVDKLLATRRWAREYDGGWYGKPTFDLYFALPEWGPEYTAADVANMQPAMAWAERHLIDRAPAPRPARLVQRFEVPVVILHGRFDLHTPYQSARDYFDRMEAPHKRFVTFERSSHMLMFEEPGRLLLALVEEVLPLAGGRAPF; encoded by the coding sequence ATGCGCCACTCGAAGACCAGCGTCATCCTAGCCATCGCCTTCCTCGGCGTGCCGGGGGGCGCCCACGCGCAGAGCGCCGCCGCCCGAAGCGCGGCCGCCGACGCCATCCCCAGGGACTCGATCACCGGTCGCCTGGCCGACCTTCGCCGCATCCACACGCCCGAAGGGATCGAGGTTCTCGAGCCCATCGAGGTCAACGGGTCGACCCAGTGGCTGTCGATCCGCGGGCTGAACCGCGCCAACCCGATCCTTCTCGTGCTCCACGGGGGGCCCGGCAGCCCGGTGATGGGGGCGAGCTGGGCGTACCAGAAGCCGTGGGAGGATTTCTTCACGGTCGTGAACTGGGACCGGCGGGGCGTGGGAAAGAGCTTCTCCGCGGCGGATTCCGCCAGGCTGGGGCCGACGATGACCCTCGATCAACTCGTGGACGACGCGGCGGCGGTCGTCGAGCACCTGCTCGCGAGACTCGGCCACGAGAAGCTCGTCGTCCTCGGCTACTCCTACGGGACGCGGATCGGGCCCCGGCTCGTCGAACGGCATCCCGAGCGCTTCCACGCCTACGTCGGGCTCGGGCAGGCGGCCGGCCCCGACGCCGAACGCCAGCTGTACGCGACGCTCATGGAGCGCGTCCGCGCGGCGAACGACACGACCGCGATCCGCGAACTGGAAGCGCTCCGGCCTTATCCTCCCGCCGCGGGCCCCGGCGCGGTCGACAAGCTGCTCGCCACCCGCAGGTGGGCCCGGGAGTACGACGGCGGCTGGTACGGGAAGCCGACCTTCGACCTGTACTTCGCGCTTCCCGAATGGGGGCCGGAGTACACGGCGGCCGACGTGGCGAACATGCAGCCGGCCATGGCGTGGGCCGAACGCCACCTCATCGACCGGGCCCCGGCGCCCCGGCCGGCGCGGCTCGTGCAGCGCTTCGAGGTGCCGGTCGTCATCCTCCACGGACGGTTCGATCTGCACACGCCCTACCAAAGCGCCAGAGACTACTTCGACCGCATGGAGGCGCCCCATAAGCGCTTCGTGACCTTCGAGCGCAGCTCGCACATGCTCATGTTCGAGGAGCCGGGCCGACTGCTCCTGGCCCTGGTGGAGGAAGTCCTTCCGCTTGCGGGCGGACGGGCGCCGTTCTGA